Proteins from a genomic interval of Elusimicrobiota bacterium:
- a CDS encoding N-6 DNA methylase: STDNSIHYNFADINADVLGSIYEQYLGHILKKSQHTAKLKETHQHRKEQGIYYTPQYIVDYIVKNTVGEVLKETKAKDLSKLKILDPACGSGSFLIKAFDEIVDYCSKQIQSEFGHVYKTEILKNNIYGVDLDRQAVEITQMNLLLKTLYQKQKLPALKNIRCGNSLIDDKVFAKDKAFKWKEEFKEIMSFGGFDVVIGNPPYVVLESDYPALSYFKQNYLVAHGGKVNLYKLFIERSLQLLKDGGYLGFICPSNYLSSKDSEALRKLLLENRLVEIIEYVESDRVFIGVTQALTTIVVKKQKPRQNSILNLQTKKFGLQNILQSDFGKNENISFIPWNKAIDKMKSSEKKFSNVVEGYQGEVNVSTQKQHFVLNKQAGYLPLYRGNQISRYSIVETPKEWYPISSDKRGHYSMARIVFQEVSNQQQDRRIKATLIKENNFCGHTTNYGFAKKGENILCLLAVLNSKPVNYYFKYFNNTNHVPIGEIKEIPFPEVDEKAQQEMAKYSQQMLDLYEDLQKVTEHTDKYSKIKAELEKSELKIDELVYKLYSLTEEEIKIVENSGKEE; the protein is encoded by the coding sequence ACTCCACAGATAACAGCATTCACTACAACTTTGCGGATATTAATGCAGATGTTCTTGGTAGTATTTACGAGCAATATCTTGGGCATATTCTGAAAAAATCCCAACATACGGCAAAACTTAAAGAAACTCATCAACACCGAAAAGAACAAGGGATATATTATACTCCGCAATATATTGTAGATTATATTGTCAAAAACACGGTTGGGGAAGTATTGAAAGAAACAAAAGCAAAGGACTTGTCCAAACTAAAGATACTTGATCCGGCCTGCGGTTCAGGTTCATTCCTTATCAAAGCGTTTGATGAAATTGTCGACTATTGCTCCAAACAAATACAAAGTGAATTTGGACATGTTTACAAAACTGAAATATTGAAAAATAATATTTATGGTGTGGATTTAGATAGACAAGCTGTTGAAATTACTCAAATGAACCTGCTTTTGAAAACACTTTATCAGAAGCAAAAACTACCTGCTTTGAAAAATATCCGTTGTGGAAATTCTTTGATTGATGACAAAGTGTTTGCCAAAGATAAAGCTTTCAAATGGAAAGAAGAATTCAAGGAAATAATGTCATTCGGCGGGTTTGATGTCGTAATTGGAAATCCGCCATATGTTGTACTTGAAAGTGATTATCCTGCACTGAGTTACTTCAAACAAAATTATTTAGTGGCTCATGGTGGAAAGGTTAATTTATATAAATTATTTATCGAGAGGTCACTGCAGTTGTTGAAAGATGGCGGATATTTAGGTTTTATTTGTCCGAGCAATTATTTGTCCAGCAAAGACAGCGAAGCTCTGAGGAAATTGTTGCTTGAGAACAGACTCGTGGAAATTATCGAATATGTTGAATCTGATAGGGTTTTCATAGGGGTTACACAAGCGTTGACTACGATCGTAGTAAAAAAACAAAAGCCGAGACAAAATTCAATATTAAATCTGCAAACAAAGAAATTTGGATTGCAAAATATTTTGCAGAGCGACTTTGGCAAAAATGAAAACATATCATTTATTCCTTGGAATAAAGCTATAGACAAAATGAAATCTTCAGAAAAGAAATTTAGTAATGTTGTGGAAGGATATCAAGGGGAAGTCAATGTCAGTACGCAGAAACAGCATTTTGTTTTGAATAAACAGGCAGGATATCTTCCTCTATATCGTGGAAATCAAATTAGTAGATATTCAATTGTTGAAACTCCGAAAGAGTGGTATCCTATTTCCAGCGATAAGCGAGGGCACTATTCAATGGCCCGAATTGTATTTCAGGAAGTTTCTAATCAGCAACAAGATAGGCGGATAAAAGCAACGCTGATTAAAGAAAATAATTTTTGTGGACATACAACAAATTATGGCTTTGCAAAGAAGGGTGAAAATATTTTATGCTTATTAGCGGTTTTGAACAGTAAGCCAGTAAACTATTATTTTAAATATTTTAATAATACGAATCATGTTCCAATTGGAGAAATAAAAGAAATTCCATTTCCTGAAGTTGACGAAAAAGCTCAACAAGAAATGGCCAAATACTCACAACAAATGCTTGATTTGTATGAGGATTTACAAAAAGTTACAGAGCATACTGACAAATACTCCAAAATAAAGGCAGAGCTTGAAAAAAGCGAACTCAAAATTGATGAGTTAGTTTACAAACTTTATAGCTTAACCGAAGAAGAAATAAAAATAGTTGAAAATTCAGGCAAGGAGGAATAA
- a CDS encoding TIR domain-containing protein, protein MTEKKRIFISFDVDHDEGTKTMLAGQAKLPDSPFDFVDASVKEHLPGDWKEKVRWRMDNIDIVIVLCGEYTHKANGVASELTIAQEKEIPYFLLAAYADKICTKPTTAKSDDKIYKWTWPNIKILIEGKR, encoded by the coding sequence ATGACAGAGAAAAAACGAATTTTCATCAGCTTCGATGTGGATCATGATGAGGGCACAAAGACTATGCTTGCTGGCCAAGCTAAGTTGCCTGACAGTCCATTTGATTTTGTTGATGCTTCGGTGAAAGAGCATCTTCCAGGGGATTGGAAAGAGAAAGTGCGGTGGCGTATGGATAATATTGATATTGTAATTGTTTTATGTGGGGAATATACGCACAAAGCAAATGGTGTTGCTTCTGAATTAACAATTGCTCAGGAAAAAGAAATCCCATATTTCCTTTTGGCTGCCTATGCAGATAAAATATGCACTAAGCCTACAACTGCTAAATCGGATGACAAGATTTATAAGTGGACTTGGCCTAATATTAAGATTTTAATAGAAGG